The genomic segment AGGGTGGACAAATCACAGAGGCCCTGGGGCTCACCTCATATTTCTGCCGCTTGAACTTCTCCTGCAGGTCAAATTTCTCAGCCTCCAGGTCATGGATGTTCTGCCACAGCTCCTTGGCCTTGTCCCTGCAGGAAGAGCCAGCTGTGGACAGTGCAGGGAAGGGCTATGGCTCCCAAGGAGctcagcagggatggggcactgATGCCAACCCCTCTTCTGCTCCAGGGGATGGGGCTCAGGAGGCTCCCAGACAGGGATGTGTTATCCAGGCAGTGAGTTCAGGACAAGAGCCACGGGGGAGGTCAGTACATATGGGGACACACATCACACCCGTGTGACCCTGGCTCCTCAGGACACCCCTGTGCCACCCGTGTGACCCTGGCTCCCTCTCATGGCTGATGCCATCAGTCGCAGCCTGGCCATGGTAGCCCTGCACAGCCTTGGCACCCGTGCCCCCACGGGGTGTCACAGCccatccccagctgtgccacctcctcagctggaagctccagggagctgtccccagcccgggatcctgcccaggagctgtccccagcccaggagctgtccccagcccaggctcctgTCCTGGCCGTCCGtcctgcagcctgtgctcaCCTCAGCTTGTCCTCACTGAGGTGGTCGATGTTCAGGGGCTTCCGTCGCTCACTGAggatctttttcttcttttcccgcTCTGTTTGCTTCTTGCCACCCTTTTTCTCTGACTGAGGAAACCATCACTCCACTGGAGAGAAGGAAGTCTGCCCAGCCTTTGCTCTCCCCCATCCCCAGTTCTGCACGCAACACCCTCAGCTTTTGGGACTCCAGAAGCACAAGAGGTCCTCGAGGACATTTTGGCATCAGTGGACAACACACCTTGTCCCTgaccccatccctgtccctgaggcaaggctggagctgcacatctgcagagctgagctgagctcggggcagctctgagctcacTTTGGCCTGGTTACTCCTGACCCAAGCACAGTTCCCTGTCCCACCTGCCTGTAAACCCCCCAGTGTCACATGGATGAGGCCAGCCCATGGCCAAGccctccccaggagcagcagtggctccatcccagcccctggggaGGGTCCCACCTTCTGCATGTATCCCCCAAAGTGCAGCATGTTGGAGAACGCCTTCTTCTTCCGCGCCTCCTCCTCCGCCCTCTTCCgcgcctcctcttcctccttgcGGGCTCTTTCCTCCTGCCAGGGTCAGAGGGCGGTCAGCAGTGGATGGATGGACACACAGTTCGTGTCCCAGGCCCCATTTCCAGAGGGCACTCACGGCCATGCGGGCCTGGCGCTCCTTCTCCCGCTCGCTGCGGATCCGCTGCTGCTCCGCCCGCTCCGCTCGCCGCTGCTCCTGCACGGGGAGGGCACCTGGGCTTGGACACCGCCGGGAATCTGCATcttctctgctcccagggacagagccctgaccccgagagccctgagagccccAGGGGAGCCTGGGCACAGTGACCCGG from the Zonotrichia albicollis isolate bZonAlb1 chromosome 28, bZonAlb1.hap1, whole genome shotgun sequence genome contains:
- the TNNT2 gene encoding troponin T, cardiac muscle isoform X1 yields the protein MPNLVPPKIPDGERLDFDDIHRKRMEKDLNELQALIEAHFESRKKEEEELLSLKDRIEQRRAERAEQQRIRSEREKERQARMAEERARKEEEEARKRAEEEARKKKAFSNMLHFGGYMQKSEKKGGKKQTEREKKKKILSERRKPLNIDHLSEDKLRDKAKELWQNIHDLEAEKFDLQEKFKRQKYEINVLRNRISDHQKVSKGARGKTMVGSRRK